The Gossypium hirsutum isolate 1008001.06 chromosome D02, Gossypium_hirsutum_v2.1, whole genome shotgun sequence region GATGACTTTCAACCTAACTGCCCCCCCCCTCCCCCACTCGCAATTATCATGGAAACTTAATAATAAACAATAGAAATTATGTGATTAATAACAACAAAGTAGAAATGAAAGTTTCAAAATCATATTCTATAACAGTGAGGtaatattcattttcttttagtaaaacattttctttattttttcttagaTTTCCTTTTACTGTATTAAAAAAATGATCTAAATTCCTTTTGTATGACTTTTGTAGCCCTCCAGATATGTCTAGGATCATTTCCAACATCCGtccaaaatcataaaaataaaaaaatttccctgAAATCATTTCCAACATATGTAGGCACAACATAGAAATTAATCAGATGAGTGTTGTTTATCTCATGACATTTAATTATTACTgcttttttttattgaataacTTAAGGTGTTGTTTAATGCCCCATGCATAATAAGCCAATCAATCAAGATTTGATGCTTTGATATACGATCCTATCATTTCATAAACTACTCAATGACATGGCCAATATTGGATGTTCAGTAATGGAATCGATCAtgtcatttcctttttcttttttgtcctATGCATTGGGAACAGTTTAGTAGCACAACATGCATATTGGGGTTGATCTGCGAGGATTTATGAACTAGTTTTTGCCTTTGTTTGACCAAACCTTATATGAGAGAAATTGAAATTGTTTTAAACAGCTAAACGTTGACCTTCGCCATCCCTTGCAGGAAGTTCAATGAGAGGTTAAGTATATGCATTAGTTCATTACCCTAAAAGATGTCAGGGAAGGTCAGATTTTGGAAGCCCTATGAAGTTTTTAATGCTGTTAGGTCTCCTGTCATACTACGATGCTGAAAAAAGTTGAAACACTTGGAACAGCAATTTTCAACATCAGTGCTTTTCAATGAACAATTCTTGATTAGACTTTCCTTGTATGATTGAAAATGTTGGTTAAGCATATTGAAGTTTCTATTTCCAGATACATAAACTCGTCGGAGATCAAATTCCCAACACAACATATTTCAgtcatatataattaatatcgATACttatatatacaattcaatttctaattttgttaaaagcTATTGAATCTTATATACGCTTATGTACATCACAAACAAAAGGGAAACTGAAAGATGAATATCATAAAACTGAAGCTGAAACTTGCCACACCTTAATATCATAGTCCAAACTCCCACTGCAAACCATATAAGTAATAGTTTCAGAAgcaccttcttcttcttcttcagtatTTGTATTACATGTCAAGCATTTAACTGGCCTTGTGTGCCCTTCCAAAACTGCCAAGCAACAATAGCTTTTGTCGATTCCTCTCCTCCAAATCCTCATTGTTTTATCTGCTGATCCGCTGCATATCAAATCCGTCACAACCGCCAAGCACAAGATTGCCTTGGTGTGACCTCTAAGTGCACCCAACAACACCATCCGCCACTCACCGTCGCCTCCCTCGCTTTCTCTTTCCCAAACCAGAATCGATCTGTCGCATGCACCGGAATAAAGTACGGTCCCATCGTTACTAAGAGCCAAAGCATTAACAGCTGATTTGTGTTTCTCCAGTGTTAAGACCAGGGAATGGTTGTTTTTACTTGCATGCTTCTTCCATACCTTAATCCTCTTGTCTGCTGAACCTGTATGAACAAATCCATCTCTAGACAATACTATGGCATTAATGGCATCATCATGCGCGTTTTGCACTGATTCCAAACACTTGAAATCCGATGTCCGCCAGATTTTGAATGTCCGATCCCACGAGGCAGAGTAAAGGAGAGAACAATCTGTTGATATTGCCAGAGCAGATACTGTATCAACGTGATGTATCCATGTGCATTTCTTGTGACGCCGGACCTGCACGTAATTCTTTTCCGAGAAGCATCTCAGGAAACGATCGTTCAACGTTGGGAGAGTAGCTAAACATTTATACTTGTGATGTTCGTGGTTATGAATTTTCCATACACGGATTTTGTTATCTTGGTGGGCACTGATAAGCTTATCTCCTAAAACCACCAGAGACTTAACTGCACTGTTGCTAGTAGCCACCACAATGTTATCAGTTCGATCACCATGCTCGGAAGAATCCAGCCTCCATGCTCGTATCTCACCGTTTGAAGAGCCATCGTATAGGACCTTCCCGGCAAGAGCGAGGGTGAAGACATAGGAGTGGTTTTTAAGGGTGGCTATGCACTTATGATGGATGGCTGGGGTCTTTTCATCATGTCGGTGAGATGTTGAAGCAAGGGAAGGAACCGATGGTAAACTTGGTTGAGAGGAGATGGAAGGGGTTGATGATTCCGAATGAAGATGATAGGAGCCAGACTGAGATTCGTCGTTTCTGTGGCAAGACAAGTGACATGGAAGAAtccccataaatcatcaaagcTGAACAAAACAAGGAACAGTTAATAAGCTTATATGATGAGGGTGGTTAGTATGTCAACATCTTCATAGATGCATCACCATGATGGTAGGCTTATTATGCAAAACATGGCAGCAGAAAGACAAAAAGAGAGCGAGCCAGCGAGGTATATGCTTGGGGTAGGGAGAAGTAGGCATGAAGATGAGTAAGTAATATGAGAGCAATGCGCAATCTTTTTGCCCTGTTATTGAGAAAGAACCAGATGCTTCCATTAAATAGttagaattcaagttttggaATTTAATACTCTTTTCTTTAGTTATCGGTTGTTAGGAGCAGCTCACATGAATTGTCATGCCATTCGAGGGACCAGAAATTAAGCTCATTGGGTTCCACCATTGAAGTAATATATATCATGCATTTAACCCATGTTTGTAAGTGTGTGTGCTCTAACCACTGCTGATGTACGCCCTCGTCTTCTATTGGGATGTGTTTTTTTAAAAGGAGATTTCTAGATAAGGTTTTAGGATCTTGGATGTTCTCATCTTGATGGGTCCAGTTGCACAGTCTGTTTTAATTTAAGTGGACTGGATTCTCACGTCCATACACAGTTTTATAAGTcaggcttcttcttcttcttcctggGTATTCTGAGTATAAGCTAGGCTTCTTAGGATGGACATTTAGGAGTTTTTCATGAGCCATTTGCATGGAATTTGTTCAATTCATAGGTTTCATTCGCTTCAATCAAGTATTTATAACCTTTTGGTTAGACTCAGCTCCATTCTTTCGAGGTTGAGGCtgtaaaaattgatattttttaatattttatatatttttataggaTAATTGTAAACTCTGACTCTATCCactaacaaattaatttacttcaataacattttaaatttggttgagaaaaaaatatttatattaaaatgttGGGTTAACATAACAAATGAGGATAATAAATAAGGCATTATTAGTGTATAATTTCATGTCTTCTGACatgtgtaaaataaaaaatattgaaatactattaattttattaaaatataattaaatatagatgttaatttttttgagtttctagctatttatgttgaataattgtaattaataaatttatttaatatttagttcTAAATCatttaatactttttattttacatcaataataaTATCTCatcttattattaattaatggAACTGTAATCTATATTTTCCAGATTAATAAATAGTGATTTATTTTCCTTCAATGAACAACcacaataattatattatttgcaACACTATCTTTGAATGATGAAAACAAATAGAGTCAAATGAAGCAAATGTATAcagaatattaaattattaatttgtccaAAATCTATACCAGACAAAAGTCAATagaaaaattatataacattttaaataaaagtgactatttttgtaatttaccttatagaaattatatttactgaaaataattatatttgactGATTtcagttattaattaaaaataaattaaaataaaaaacttaaaaataataaattttttaattaaaattaaaaaaatatcttgaaacaacatgaaataaaaatacaaatattcttAAAAGAGAAATCAAACTTGAGACTTGAATATAAAATCACTATTTTTTAACCATGTAAccaaagaaattaatgtgttaaaaataataattaaaaataaaaataaatcttaaaacaacatgaaataaaaaatataaatatgattaagAGAGTAATCGAACCCAGAACTCAAGTACACGTTTTCTGTTTAtctttccaaatatatatatatatacatctccCACAAATTTACTAACAAATTCTCACAGCACTGTTCAAAACATCAAAGTCACCACAATATTCTGCTTCTTAGCTAAGGCATCAACCATATTCTGCTTCTTATTAAGATTTTCttgagtattttaaaattttgaaaatgattaaaattttcaataaaaatttcgtaaaataatttaaaaataaatatgtaaaatttatgtTAGATATTATTAATATCAAAAGCTTCATAAATCAAAACTAatcaattttaaattcaaaattttatgataaaaataagtAATCAACTCATGCCaatccattttaattatttaatttcattaatatttgtaaatattatatatatttttaaaaatatctataaatttaaaattgtaatatGCAAAGTAAATCCGAGATTAGTGAAATTTTGGATTCAGCATTCCCACAATGCTCCTTATTCCATCTCCTAAGGAAGCCTTAAGTGTTCCTAAACATCCCACAACTCTTTCAATTTAAGTGAAGAACATAGGTCCCCAAATCAATAGAATTTGGAGGGAGCAAGCTTTCAGACCAAAAAGCCATTAACtgtagaaacaaaacaaaatataaggGAAATGTTTAAATTAGTGGAGCCAATGAAAAAGTACATCATTTTTAGAAGAATGACAAATCAATTCTTAAAAACAATCGAGAAAAAGACAATAATATGAAATCACGTTTTCATGCTGACAACTATAATCTCACTACATTAACCATAAAATATATCAACTCCAATCCATTCTTTTATCCGCAATAGCAAGTGGAATCTAGACTGAAATAATTTAGTTCACGTGCCACGAGCTGACGTACATCCCTGTCGTCTTCCTCGTGTTTGCTACCCAAACAAGATCCCCAGAAGAACAAATCTCTACTTACATTGCTAACCAGACAACAGCAACTTTGAGTTGTTGAAGGAACCTACTAGAGTCCTACACCAGCACTGTAAAGCAGATGGATGGCTGTTTGGAGGCATCCCTTTCCCCTTTGAGTATTCCAGAATACGTTTTGGGTTGCAGTGGCAGGCGAATGCCGCTTTTGGGTTTCGGCACTGCTGCTTCTCCGCCCGTCGGATCACAATTTACCAAGACCGCCATTCTCCAAGCCATTGAACTTGGTTACCGGCACTTTGATACAGCAAGTTTATACGGGACAGAGCAACCACTGGGTGAAGCAATTCTAGAAGCAATTGCAGTTGGGTTAATTAAATCTAGAGATGAACTCTTCATCACTTCCAAGCTCTGGTGCAGTGATGCCCATGGGGAACTTGTCCTTCCTGCCCTTCAGAGGAGCTTAAAGTAAAACACTACCACTCTACCACCTTATATTTCCTCTTTAATTACCGCCTTTGGTAATTGTATAAATTGTTTGTCCTGTAGAAATCTGAGGTTGGAGTATCTTGATCTCTATCTCATTCACTGGCCAGTAAGTTCAAAGCCAGGGATTTATGAGTTTCCAATAAAGCGGGAAGATTTCCTGGCGATGGATTTCAAGGCAGTATGGAAAGCTATGGAAGATTGTCAAAGGCTTGGTCTTACAAAGTCTATTGGAGTTAGCAATTTTTCCTGTAAAAAGTTGGGTGACATCCTTGCCTTTGCTAAAATCCCTCCAGCTGTTAACCAGGTAAGAACTCTCCCTTTCTCAAGCCCACTCCAAGCTGCTTTCGACTTTGAATAGCAATGAGGAAGTTGTTCTTAATGTTTTGCAAGGTGGAATTGAACCCACTGTGGCAACAAAAGAAGCTAAGAGAGTTTTGCAAGGCTAATGGTATCCTGTTGACTGCTTATGCTCCACTGGGAGCCCAAGGTACCATTTGGGGCAGCAATAGAGTTTTGGAGTGCGAATTGCTCAAGGAAATCGCTAAGCAAAAAGGGAAGACAGTTGCTCAGGTGCATTTTGCTCTTTTTGTTTCCTCCATTCTTTTATGAAAACAACTTAGGACTTGAGATTATTTGGGATTGATTTTGTGTTATTCGAGAAAGAAGTTCAATTCTGCTGCTGCTAACAGACTTGGTATAGAAATAAAAAATGCTGATTAGTGCATCCAAAAACAGATTTGTTTGAGATGGGCCTACGAACAAGGGATCGGCATATTGGTGAAGAGCTTCAACAAGGACAGGATGAAAAGCAACCTTGAGATATTCAACTGGTCATTGAGTCAAGAGGATGTGAAAAAGATCAATGATATCCCGCAAAGCAGGCTTTGTAGTGGACAAGATTATATCTCCAAATATGGGCCTTTCAACACTACACAGGAACTTTGGGATGGAGAAATTTGATTTAAGCATCTATGTGGATGCTTGCTAAATTTGATTTTGGTATGATATATGTTAAAGATCCTAAGCTAgctaattatataaattaaatactcTTTGAATTCTAAATCAACTGAATTCAATTATAAAGAAAGTGAGAAAACtaaataatttacatatttatctatttaattttagaaaaggaaaattatttaatatattgtactAAACACTTACccttataaaattatattctaCTTTGGATTCACTTGGTAATTTGGGAGGTTCGACAAGCTCACCTTAATTTTAGGTGGAAACGTTGCAGACAACTCCTGAATCATAATATCTTTAAACTCTTCAAATAACAATCAAACATTTTAAGATATCACACTTTCTCAAGGATACTCTTTTCAATGATGTTCTAATTGCTACCATTATTAACTACCAAGTTGCAAATGTTACCTGTAAAGGTGTATCTAGTTTGGAAATGTTGTTGGCCTTGGGTTATATCTCCATCCTTAGTGTCAACATTATCTTCCCTATagccaaaatttgtccatctcCTAAATCTGCTCCATCGAGTTTCCATATGATCTCGTTTCCTTCCTCAAGTTCATCTTCGTAGTCACCACACTCTATAATTTTGATATCCTTTCTTCTTGGACAATCATTAGAGCGATGTCCGCGTAGATTACACAAGTAGCATTTTCCAGGAATAGACTTAAGTGTATGGGTTCTTTCCATGTCTATGACTGCATTTATGTCTTGATCCCCTTTGCTAACTTCTTTCTCACTACTTTGTCATAAttagatttttggattaaattttcaagtatttagtttattattattctCCAAATTTGCTAGTGCAGATTGATAGCAATTCATCTTAGTCCAATTCGCCTTCTTCTCTTATATTATCATCTTCACTTTTAACTTCATATTTTGTGCTACAGCGATATTTGCCAACATTTGCACATCAATTTTGTCTTAGATTGCAAGTCTTAATCCTTTAAGGTATCTGGCTACTTATTGGCTGTCGGGCTCCATTAGATTATTACATTTGGTAAGCCTCATGAACTgaaaagtgataaaagtaacatattttaatctcgttcttaatgcgtttttagatgattatttattcaaattgatgaattttatgctcctaatcctttgaattcatgtttctatacttaggtgagcatttgggagcaaaaggagcgaaaaTCAGACAAAAAGAGCAGATTTCAGGAGCCACACAGGTTAGGCCTTcccacacgggctagacacatggccatgtgccaaaCTGTGTCGATTTCGCAACTCGCTTCCCAAACACGTAGCCATCAGAGAAGAAGAGAATAAGGGGCCATcaaagaatattgaagaaaacaactcgaagaacAACATTGGAGCCATCAGacctcattttaatttcttttgaagtttttatgagtttctttatttcttgtggttattctgactttgagatgtttttattcacgattatgaactaattccttAGATACCTAGagaagatgaaccctatgatggattctaTTACTTGATTTCTGTTTTACGCTATAAATACTTAATTCTTGTTCTCAGTTATGTGtgattatttcttgttttaatattttcaggatattaattcatgtttaatgtgcttaaatcaAAGGAGGAAAAATccttatttaagagtagatctagcgtaattgagtggagttgcatgcaatcctagaaataggacgacataaatctaccagattagagtcaaatctaataaaggaattcatagatcgagttaatgcgacaataggggttttaattagaaagagatttcaattaatcaacctagagtcagttgctcttactttcaaaagagatattagcataatttaaggatttctacggattaagataccaagtgaataaattgtttaattcagattcataataatagatgaagtctaggtggattcatTCTTGGGTATTGTTTCTCTCATTGGTTATTATTCGATTACTTTCCTGATTTATTCTCTATTGAGTTCTTAGTTAAActaatttagtaattttagtttaaaaccaatcactccaatttgtcaactaaataataggaaaacggtaattactaatacttttagtcctcgtggatacgatatctctactcaccatagctatactatttatcgataggtgcacttgcctttgtcgtatttttagttagtttcgtgaCACATCATGAACTATGTGGTGTAGCCATGTATTGATCTGACTCCTTGGGTACATCATTGATATTGCTTATAATCTAGGGGGAATCAAACATTGAGCAATTGATTCATTATGGTTATTTTacccaaatgaccaaaaaaattaattaattataaaaatgactcAGGTTCAAAAACAATCATCCAAATGACctaaaatgaacaaaaaatttGGGTTGGAGGACTTAAGTGGTCGGCACCACCAAATGATTGTGTCAAgggttaaaaaaaattttggggtgCTAGACACTAGATGgccagcaaaaaaaaaaaaattgggttagGGGACTTAAGTGGCCGACACCACTTTTtcacataaaaaatatttttttttggtgcTGGGACACTGATGATCGGCACTCTTgtaccaaatttaaaaaatagttttttttttgtgttgataCATTGATGGCCAACATCCCAGtaccaaatttaaaataaatttcgggTGCTGGGACACTGATGGTTGGCACTCttgtaccaaattaaaaaaaaatagaatgttgGGACACTGATGGCCGGCACCCCTTCAATATATATAGTTGTTTTGTCTTCCATTTGagctttttgtttaatttatcaaTTGAAAATCTATATTAAAAATATCAGTGTTTTGTTTGTTAAGGTGGAAACAGAAATTTGTTGAAGATGAATTCCTAAATTCTGTTTGTTTATGTTCATTTCGATGGAGAAATGATTAATATAGATGAAGAAGGTTGTATCTTTCAAAGTCAGCAAAAAATCagaatgagattaaataagcGTGTTTTGCTGAATTTGAAACAGAATATCAGTACAAAGATAGCTACTCGTTGCGGGAAGCAAATGTTGAgactattttaaaaatttctgaTTTCAACAAATCCGCTCAAGTTCTCAAAAATAGAGCTTAAAGAAGATGATGATCTAGGGACAATGATAGAAATTTATTGCTCCCGAAAATGGATAATCCCAACTCGGTTAAGTTGTTTGCGAAGATAGCTAAACTGAAACTTGTTCAAGTTGTAATTCCAGAAATTTAACGTTCTGGAATTGATTTTGATCTTAATTCTGTTCAGAAGATCAATTGGGTTGTAGAGGGTCACTACAAACTCCCGGAAATCCAAACTACGGTAGATGTTCGTAATATATCCCAATCTCGTGTCCTTATCTAGAGATTCATCCAGAGGTGTTGGCTACCATAGAATATGGTGATGAAGGGTCCGATAATGAAGAGTATTCCCACCATGATAGTGAAGATTTAAGTTACCCTAATTTGGATGACATCCTTGAAGAAATAGACGATGAAGGCCCGGTACATGATGAAGATGTACACCCCCATTCGGTCGGAACACGAGATCCGGTATAATAATCTGTAATAATCCAGGGGCTTTCATGACTAATGTAGATCGTGTTGTGTCGCTTGCACGCAAGTTCTTTGAATATCCAAATATAGTGTCAGCTCACCTATTGGATGAAGAATCAGAAATTGAAGAGTTGTTCGTAGGACAAAAATTCGATAATAAGAAAGACTACTTACATGCAATAAAGCAATACAGCTTGAAGCATTCTATTGACTACAAAGTCATAAAGTCAACGCAGTTTTTATATGTCGGAGAATGTTGGAAAGCTTCAAATAGTTGTAACTAGCGTGTTCGAGCTGCAATAATCTAATAGACTCAGTCACACATTCACGGTTGCTCGTATGTCGCAAGACCATCGAAAATTAGATGCAAAAACCATATGTAACTGTATCATCCTATTGGTGAAAGATAGTCACACATTTCCTATATTGACTCTTATTACAGACATGCAAGCTCGGTTCAAATACAGAGTTTCCTATAAGAAGTCATGGTGGGTGAAGCAAGTGGCGACGAAGCAGTTGTATGGTGATTGGGATACGTCATACAATGAACTTGAAGGGTAGATATTTGCGATGCAGGAGTATGTGCTGAAAACAGTGACTAATTTGCAAACACTGTCACATAGAGGCCTAGAAGGCGTGATAGAATCAAGGAAACAAGTTTCCAACGATTGTTTTGGACATTCGAGCCGTATGTTAAAGTGTTCCCTCACTGTAAGCTGTTAGTGTAAATGGACAGAACCTGGCCCTACGGCAAATACACGCCAATACTCCTAATTATGGTTGAACAAGACGGCAACCAGAATGTACTTCCTATCGCTTTTTCCATCGTAGAGAGTAAGAACTTCGAGTCTTGAAAATTTTTCCTATTAAATTTGTAAGGCTCGTTGTCAGGTAAGATAACATTTTCTTTATCTCGGCTAGATTGAATAGGCTACTTACTGCGGTAAGGCGTTCAGAGGTTCTGTAGAGGTCCGTTTATTGCATCTGACACATCGCGTCAAACTTCCACAGAGATCATAAGAATAAAGAATGGTGTAGAGAAATCGTGAACATGGGTAAAAAATATTGTTCCAAAATTGAtttgttcatattttatttttatgatatgtttgtatttttttcaagatttatcagtttttagttttaatttttttttctaaatttatattgTTTCAAAATTACATACATAGGGTATGAGTTAGAATCGCAAAGATTAAGGCAAAAGTTCGTGAGACTTGAAGCTCAGATGACATCGCTACCCAAAAATTGTCATCTCCGGTAGTAGTTGAGTAGAATGGAGAACTGGAAGTGGAGTCAGTATGGTCAGATGACGACCAGCCTCATAGAAGCGGATAACTTGGTCCTGAGGCGTACACAACATCTGCCAATTTTTGATGTTTTCTCAGCAGCATTCTATAGACTGGCCACATTGATGCCAAGGATGGGGCTGAGACAAGTAAAACAGATAGAAACCAAGCACGTGTACGTGGAGACCGTCCAAAATACCATGACACACCCAAACACTCTCATTTGATGGTAATCTCAATAATTTTTTTCCCATCAAATTACAATACCACAACCCAAAGAAATTCTGGTACCGGGCATCACTGTCCCAgcaccaaaaaaaaatattttttttaaatctggtATTGGGCTACCAGCCATCAGTGTCTCAGCGCCCAAATTTTATTTTCGGTTCCCGAAAAAGTGGGTGCCGGCCATCTACTTCCCCtacccaaatttttttaaaatttgataaagtgggtgtCAGCCATCAATGTGCTAGTGTCAtagggctagacctttcgtctagtaatccgtgcggccttaggcgatctgTTCGTCCAAACTCACCTCCGTTCgcccaaactcgcctaagtcagcctttactcaagtgaggattccttaagaactcctccaatgCACCAAATTGAAGAGCAATAACCGGTTTATACCAAAAGAAGAACAGCAGAAAGAGTACACGCAAAATGTtagagtaaatgctctcaattttcttattcacaa contains the following coding sequences:
- the LOC107909617 gene encoding non-functional NADPH-dependent codeinone reductase 2: MDGCLEASLSPLSIPEYVLGCSGRRMPLLGFGTAASPPVGSQFTKTAILQAIELGYRHFDTASLYGTEQPLGEAILEAIAVGLIKSRDELFITSKLWCSDAHGELVLPALQRSLKNLRLEYLDLYLIHWPVSSKPGIYEFPIKREDFLAMDFKAVWKAMEDCQRLGLTKSIGVSNFSCKKLGDILAFAKIPPAVNQVELNPLWQQKKLREFCKANGILLTAYAPLGAQGTIWGSNRVLECELLKEIAKQKGKTVAQICLRWAYEQGIGILVKSFNKDRMKSNLEIFNWSLSQEDVKKINDIPQSRLCSGQDYISKYGPFNTTQELWDGEI
- the LOC107909618 gene encoding protein JINGUBANG, with protein sequence MGILPCHLSCHRNDESQSGSYHLHSESSTPSISSQPSLPSVPSLASTSHRHDEKTPAIHHKCIATLKNHSYVFTLALAGKVLYDGSSNGEIRAWRLDSSEHGDRTDNIVVATSNSAVKSLVVLGDKLISAHQDNKIRVWKIHNHEHHKYKCLATLPTLNDRFLRCFSEKNYVQVRRHKKCTWIHHVDTVSALAISTDCSLLYSASWDRTFKIWRTSDFKCLESVQNAHDDAINAIVLSRDGFVHTGSADKRIKVWKKHASKNNHSLVLTLEKHKSAVNALALSNDGTVLYSGACDRSILVWERESEGGDGEWRMVLLGALRGHTKAILCLAVVTDLICSGSADKTMRIWRRGIDKSYCCLAVLEGHTRPVKCLTCNTNTEEEEEGASETITYMVCSGSLDYDIKVWQVSASVL